From bacterium, one genomic window encodes:
- a CDS encoding nitroreductase family protein — translation MTTMEAIEQRFSVRSYLDREVEPDKLQRVMEAARLAPSASNRQEWRFVIVRDAARRQALAQAAGQPFVGAAPVVIVACAADTSRVMRCGMACHPIDVAIALEHIALQATAEGLGTCWIGAFDQEAAQEAVGAPDGAVVVELMPLGYPAAQAPPKNRLPMGEIVFDEVWR, via the coding sequence ATGACCACCATGGAGGCCATCGAGCAGCGGTTCAGCGTGCGCAGCTATCTGGACCGGGAGGTCGAGCCCGACAAGCTGCAGCGGGTCATGGAGGCGGCGCGCCTAGCGCCGTCGGCCAGCAACAGGCAGGAGTGGCGCTTTGTGATCGTGCGCGACGCCGCGCGCCGCCAGGCCCTGGCCCAGGCGGCCGGACAGCCCTTCGTCGGCGCCGCCCCGGTCGTCATCGTCGCCTGCGCCGCCGACACCAGCCGCGTCATGCGCTGCGGCATGGCGTGCCACCCGATTGATGTGGCCATCGCGCTGGAACACATCGCCCTGCAGGCCACCGCCGAGGGCCTCGGCACCTGCTGGATCGGCGCCTTCGACCAGGAGGCGGCCCAGGAGGCCGTCGGCGCGCCCGATGGGGCTGTCGTCGTCGAGTTGATGCCACTGGGCTATCCCGCTGCGCAGGCCCCGCCCAAGAACCGACTGCCGATGGGCGAGATCGTGTTTGACGAAGTCTGGCGCTAG
- a CDS encoding FAD-dependent oxidoreductase has protein sequence MQLDPTDHLTGFDLCVVGGGMAGYCAALTAAREGARTLIVHDRPVFGGCGSTEMRIPFSGAGSHNPSANETGLILELITEERAQSPDNAADGIVNAGWDLILYDKARREPNLTVLLNTHVYAVEVRDGRIVSVTATQPEAEKVWRIEATLLCDATGDGTVGVAAGVPWRVGQEASHEYGEPLAPPEAETWTLGSSLIFRSRDCGRPMPYTPPPWAASYPTEESLSHRSHGRIESGYWWIEVGYPFDSIKDDDAIRDELLRHVLGVWDHIKNHCAHREQAANHALEWVGMRPAKRESRRFVGAHVLTQAEIGRRELFPDRVAYGGWIIDDHTKGGILAADQAPSFHGTGFASFYVAPYSVPLRSLHAANVRNLFFAGRCMSASRLAFNSLRVQRTLAVGGQAVGTAAARCARTGRLPGDLRAEDVEAVQQSLLRQDCWIPRVRNADDGDLARHACVAASSAWPYEALPADGGLSLAAPLACLLPFDGTAEQVRVFVRNETAREVALTGTLHPAEDIWDLPALEREPVGAVEFRVPPGFAGPLVARVAGHPGQPSGVSGTSAPTRGLVWLRLEPAEGVTWLQQSWAPPGIISAHREEGRWAFAPGQFTSWRPLAADTLPAARAYEPANVINGVSRPEQWTNVWLSDGPAPQWLRLDLPEPADLGLVQIAWGLDFHRSFFQMPACFRAPECARDYRITAIGTDGTERVWAEVQGNFQRLCRHRRPEGLRGAVSAVRLGVLATHGAPRVEIDEVRLYR, from the coding sequence ATGCAGCTCGACCCAACCGACCACCTCACCGGCTTCGACCTCTGCGTCGTCGGGGGTGGGATGGCAGGCTACTGCGCTGCGCTCACGGCCGCGCGCGAGGGGGCGCGCACGCTCATCGTCCACGACCGTCCCGTGTTCGGCGGCTGCGGCAGCACCGAGATGCGCATCCCCTTCTCCGGCGCGGGCAGCCACAACCCTTCGGCCAATGAGACCGGCCTGATCCTCGAACTCATCACCGAGGAGCGCGCGCAGAGCCCGGACAACGCCGCTGACGGCATCGTCAACGCCGGCTGGGACCTGATCCTGTACGACAAAGCCCGCCGCGAGCCCAACCTGACGGTGTTGCTGAACACGCACGTCTACGCGGTAGAAGTGCGAGATGGGCGCATCGTCTCGGTCACCGCTACTCAGCCCGAGGCCGAGAAGGTCTGGCGGATTGAGGCCACGCTGCTCTGCGACGCCACCGGCGATGGCACGGTCGGCGTCGCCGCAGGCGTGCCCTGGCGCGTGGGGCAGGAGGCCAGTCATGAGTATGGCGAGCCGCTTGCGCCCCCGGAGGCCGAGACCTGGACGCTGGGCAGCTCCCTGATATTTCGCTCGCGCGACTGCGGCCGGCCGATGCCCTACACACCCCCACCGTGGGCGGCCTCGTACCCGACCGAGGAGAGCCTCAGCCACCGGTCGCACGGACGCATCGAGAGCGGCTACTGGTGGATCGAGGTCGGCTACCCGTTCGACAGCATCAAGGACGACGACGCCATCCGTGATGAACTGCTCCGGCATGTGCTGGGCGTGTGGGATCACATCAAGAACCACTGCGCCCACCGGGAGCAGGCGGCGAACCATGCGCTCGAATGGGTCGGCATGAGGCCGGCCAAGCGCGAGTCGCGCCGCTTCGTTGGGGCGCATGTGCTGACCCAGGCCGAGATCGGCCGCCGCGAGCTGTTCCCGGACCGCGTGGCCTATGGCGGCTGGATCATCGATGACCACACCAAGGGTGGGATCCTCGCCGCGGACCAGGCCCCCTCCTTCCACGGCACGGGCTTCGCGTCGTTCTATGTGGCGCCCTACAGCGTGCCCCTGCGCAGCCTCCACGCCGCGAACGTGCGCAACCTGTTCTTTGCCGGACGCTGCATGAGCGCCTCGCGGCTGGCGTTCAACTCGCTGCGCGTCCAGCGGACACTGGCCGTCGGCGGGCAGGCCGTGGGGACGGCGGCGGCGCGCTGCGCCCGGACGGGGCGGCTACCAGGCGACCTGCGGGCCGAGGACGTCGAGGCCGTGCAGCAGTCACTGCTGCGCCAGGACTGCTGGATCCCCCGGGTCCGCAACGCAGACGATGGCGATCTGGCGCGGCACGCCTGTGTCGCCGCCTCATCCGCATGGCCCTATGAAGCATTGCCCGCTGACGGCGGCCTGTCACTTGCGGCGCCGTTGGCGTGCCTGTTGCCCTTCGATGGCACCGCTGAGCAGGTGCGCGTGTTCGTGCGCAACGAGACGGCGAGGGAGGTCGCCCTGACAGGAACGCTGCACCCGGCAGAGGACATCTGGGACTTGCCGGCCCTGGAGCGCGAACCCGTGGGGGCTGTGGAGTTCCGGGTGCCGCCCGGGTTTGCGGGGCCACTCGTGGCGCGTGTGGCTGGACATCCTGGACAGCCCAGCGGCGTGTCCGGGACGTCGGCGCCCACGCGGGGGCTGGTCTGGCTACGGCTCGAGCCGGCGGAGGGCGTCACGTGGCTGCAGCAGTCGTGGGCGCCGCCGGGCATCATCTCGGCCCACCGGGAAGAGGGGCGCTGGGCTTTCGCGCCGGGGCAGTTCACGTCCTGGCGACCGCTGGCGGCGGACACGCTGCCTGCGGCGCGCGCGTACGAACCCGCGAATGTCATCAACGGCGTCTCGCGCCCGGAGCAGTGGACCAACGTGTGGCTGTCAGACGGTCCGGCCCCCCAGTGGCTGCGGCTCGACCTGCCCGAGCCGGCGGACCTTGGCCTCGTCCAGATCGCCTGGGGCCTGGACTTCCACCGCTCATTCTTCCAGATGCCGGCGTGCTTCCGCGCGCCGGAGTGCGCCCGGGACTACCGCATCACGGCCATCGGGACTGACGGGACGGAG